In one window of Tellurirhabdus rosea DNA:
- the lpxB gene encoding lipid-A-disaccharide synthase: MKYYLIAGERSGDLHGGNLIQAIRRHDPAATFRAWGGEQMEVAGAVLVRHYREMAFMGFWEVVQNLGAIRRNFRDCERDLLANRPDVLILIDYAGFNLRMARFAKKHGIRVFYYISPKVWAWNQKRALKIKATVDRLFVILTFEVDFFRQYDYRVDYVGNPLMDAIAAFQPDATFAGRFTKPVVALLPGSRKQEVEGVLPTMLAATKAFPDYQFVVAGVSNLPEMLYQKHLAAYPGITVVNDDAYNLLSVAEAALVTSGTATLETALLDVPQVVCYRTGRISYEIARRLIAVPYISLVNLIADKPAVTELIQNDLTPERLADELRQILPGGSRRAAMLTDYAELRDRVGGPGASDRAGELMVSYLRNAE; this comes from the coding sequence ATGAAGTACTACCTCATTGCCGGAGAGCGGTCCGGCGACCTGCACGGCGGGAATCTGATCCAGGCTATCCGGCGGCACGACCCGGCGGCAACATTCCGCGCCTGGGGCGGCGAACAGATGGAGGTGGCCGGGGCGGTTCTCGTGCGGCATTACCGGGAAATGGCCTTTATGGGCTTTTGGGAAGTGGTGCAGAACCTGGGCGCCATCCGCCGGAATTTCCGCGACTGCGAACGCGACCTGCTCGCCAATCGCCCGGATGTGCTGATTCTGATCGATTATGCCGGTTTCAACCTCCGCATGGCCCGTTTTGCCAAAAAACACGGCATCCGGGTGTTCTATTACATCTCGCCCAAAGTCTGGGCCTGGAACCAGAAACGCGCCCTGAAAATCAAGGCCACCGTTGACCGGCTGTTTGTCATTCTGACCTTCGAAGTCGATTTTTTCCGGCAATACGACTACCGCGTGGACTATGTCGGCAACCCGCTGATGGACGCCATTGCGGCTTTTCAACCCGACGCCACCTTTGCCGGGCGCTTTACAAAGCCGGTGGTGGCCCTGCTGCCGGGCAGCCGCAAACAGGAAGTGGAAGGCGTGCTGCCGACGATGCTGGCCGCGACGAAGGCGTTTCCGGACTACCAGTTCGTGGTGGCCGGGGTCAGCAACCTGCCGGAAATGCTTTACCAGAAGCATCTGGCCGCCTACCCGGGCATCACGGTGGTGAACGACGACGCCTACAACCTGCTGTCGGTGGCCGAGGCCGCGCTGGTCACGTCGGGAACGGCCACGCTGGAAACGGCGCTGCTGGACGTGCCGCAGGTAGTCTGCTACCGGACCGGCCGGATTTCCTACGAAATTGCCCGGCGACTGATTGCCGTTCCGTACATTTCGCTGGTCAATCTCATCGCCGACAAGCCCGCCGTGACCGAACTGATTCAGAACGACCTGACGCCCGAACGGCTGGCGGACGAACTGCGGCAAATCCTGCCCGGTGGTTCGCGCCGCGCCGCCATGCTGACCGACTACGCTGAACTGCGGGACCGCGTCGGCGGCCCCGGCGCGTCGGACCGGGCGGGCGAACTGATGGTCAGCTATCTCCGTAACGCGGAGTGA
- a CDS encoding LolA-like protein has translation MKRFLLSSLFVIAALAVQAQTVDEILDKYFAQTGGKDKWMALKSIKMSGKAKAQGMDLPIVVLQEAPNKMKLTINFQGKEIVQPAFDGQTAWVTNMMTMKPEKMETEDSELMKADTEVQDPFLNYKDKGYKAELQGKETIEGTECYKVKLTKKPVKVDGKEEENISYYFFSVADNVPIMVRSFGKKGPQKGQPVETYMSDYQEVNGMFFPFTTAQKVNGQQAFSMTADKIEINTDIDDKEFRMPEGE, from the coding sequence ATGAAACGCTTTTTACTATCCTCTCTCTTCGTAATAGCCGCCCTGGCCGTTCAGGCGCAAACGGTGGATGAAATCCTGGATAAATACTTTGCCCAGACGGGCGGAAAAGACAAGTGGATGGCGCTGAAAAGCATCAAAATGTCCGGGAAAGCCAAGGCGCAGGGCATGGACCTGCCCATCGTGGTGCTTCAGGAGGCGCCCAACAAAATGAAGCTCACCATCAATTTTCAGGGAAAGGAAATCGTGCAGCCCGCCTTCGACGGACAGACCGCCTGGGTGACCAACATGATGACCATGAAGCCCGAAAAGATGGAAACCGAAGACAGTGAGCTGATGAAGGCCGACACGGAGGTTCAGGACCCTTTTCTGAACTATAAGGACAAAGGCTACAAGGCCGAGCTTCAGGGCAAGGAAACCATCGAAGGCACCGAGTGCTACAAGGTCAAACTGACCAAAAAACCCGTAAAGGTGGACGGCAAAGAAGAGGAGAATATCAGCTACTACTTCTTCAGCGTGGCCGACAATGTGCCGATCATGGTGCGTTCGTTCGGGAAAAAAGGTCCGCAGAAAGGCCAGCCCGTCGAGACGTACATGAGCGATTATCAGGAAGTGAACGGCATGTTCTTCCCCTTTACTACCGCTCAGAAAGTGAACGGGCAGCAGGCTTTTTCGATGACCGCCGATAAAATCGAAATCAACACCGACATCGACGACAAGGAGTTCCGGATGCCGGAAGGCGAATAA